The DNA sequence GGCCAcgtggaggaggagatggcgAATAAACAGCCTCAGACTATCAGCGCGTGAAGTCACCGACGGGAGTGACGAGAAAAACTGCTGTAGCCGCTCAACGTCGCTTCCATCTGCGGGAATCGGTATTGTCGTCCAGTCGATTGTCCTGACACTGAGCACTCTGCTCAAGTGAACACACTCCAGTGAGACATTGGGGAACTTTTCGCGGTATCTCGCAAGAAGCTTCTGGGCAGGGGTATCGAGTGCATCGGCGGGGTGAGAGAGGTCAGTGTCAATATGGACCACGAGGGGCTCAAAGGGCGACGATCCCTTCCGTGAGGCCTGATATCGTGCAGTCTTGTCAAGGATCTGGGTGAGAGCAGTTGAAGAGGGTCCAAAGGAGAGGCCGGCAACATATCTCCTGGGCTCAGGCTTCGGCGACGCCCTGGTCTCTCGCTGGAGCACGGTGAATctcttgatggccttggagTCTACGTATTCTCTGAAGCAGTTCCTAGCGGTGTTGAAGTCAGCATCAGAACACTGACATGGCCGAATTACACGTCTGTGATGAGACATGTATATCCAGCAGCGGTTTGACTCACTCGCAAGTCGCCACGTTTCGCAGCTCAAACTTTGCATCTGGCGCCTTGCAGCGCGAGCATgatgcagccatggcagtCCCTGACTGGTAAACAGATATAAATAGAGTACAGAGTGGTGGTATAATGTAGATGGCCGGTTGCCCTCTTGAGTCTTGTTATGACTGGCTGCTCGTTCGTCACTGATTTGTCTCTAGATATGGAGGAGACTGCAGGCTGCGTCTTGCCAAAGAAGTCAACAGCTGGTTCCGTAGTCGTCGTCTTGTGATTTGGCATCTAGTAAATACGAGATTATGGCGTGTATTGTATTCACCAAGATTTTACAGCTGCGGGCAACAGGAGCTGGTGGCGagaattttttttgctgctgggctaGCAGATTGCAAGTCGCTACTCAAGTAAGCAAAAATGGGATAGGTGATGGCTCCTGGGTGTTAGGCGCCCGCTCCTTTCTCACTGCGTGCAAGTCTCAATTTTCCCTATTTCTGTCTATTTGCTTTCTCTCTTTACAATAAAAAACTCAATTGCAACAAGAACATATTATTTGAgctgcttctcttcttcctctctagCGCTCAATAttgctaaaaaaaaatggctTTGCCGGGTAACTCTGCTGCTCATTTCACCCCCTGTCGGTAATTGCCCGCCCAAGCATCTACCGAGACGATTCATGCGCCCATAGCGCATTCTAGCGCTCGCTTCAGGAACCTGGCCAGACTGCATTGACGCGGCCAGACAATCCAAGTTGCATATCGCGCCTAACGGGGATCGGCGCTGGGCGTCTCAGAACTGTTGGCCCTATCAGTAGCGCTGTTGTCGAACGATATTCAGGCCAGGAGCAGGCATAACAGAGAGCCCGAAGGACGCAGAGCAGAGCGCACGGCGAGTATTTGCAGCGAGCCCCAAGCCCGTCAGAGCAGCCACCGGGGCGCAGCTGCAATTGCGAGTGCGAGAGCGAGACTGATTACCAAGTCGCTGCAGAGCTAAGCCTTGTGACGTCAAGACGCCGCGACATCTTGGCCACCTTGTGGCGTTGCTGATCGGCCTCGACATCCGCGGCAGCTATTCGTGAAGACACGCATCGTCTAACCGCCGGCATAACTGGAAACCCGCATAGAAACCCGCATAGACACCCGCATACTTACAGCACTCACTTACAGCACTCACTTACATACATACAAGCACTGCTGCCCTGTTTCTGTTTCATCGTCCCCCCTAAACGCTGGCCGATCTCTgctggcgccgcagccaatCACCGCGCGCCGCATCCCTGCGCTTTCTGCGTCCGGGCCAGCCAATGCAGCAAGGCGACTCGACTCATTCACCATCCGGCCTTTGAAGCTGAAACCGCAAACAGCTCCTGCAGCGCATTGTTCGCTCGCCCTTCTTTCTGGGGCCAGAGCATGAAATATCTCCCGCCCACGCGCCCGTACCTGGAGCAAGGGAGAATCATCATTGCTGCCTGTTCTTGTTCCTATTCTTGTGCTTGTTCCTGTCAGCCTTGCCTCTAGGCGTCCTCGCAGGCCAGCGCTACCGCAGCCAAGTAGGTACGAATACGGCCTCGAGACGCCAGCACATCACCCGACTTGAAACTCGACATCGTGGCCGGTCTGGCTGAAGCCACCTTTTTCCACTTGTCGCCTGTGGCTTTTGGTGCTTCGCCTCGTCATCagcggcctctgcctctgccctGCGCTTCCCAGCGCTGGATCCGTCTTTATATACATCTTGTGTTTACCCCTACGACAGCGCGCTCGCCTCGATCGACATTCCCACAGCCCCTCCGCTCCACCAACCGAACTCGCATCGAGACGCATCTTCCAGCCTCGACAACTCCCACAACAATCTCTGCGCCTGCGCCATTCGCTGCCAGCGCAACCACATCCTTGCCGAGCATGGCTGCCCCTCAGCAGGGAGCAGCACGACCACAGGACGTCGCCTTCGCCGCTCGCAGCTCCTGCGAAAACAATGCGCCCCGACGCAGTCGCTTACCCCCTGGATACGTCGGTCGCTCCCGTGCACCAGAACGGCTGCTTCGAGATCGATCGTGTCATCAAGAGCGGGTGTGTTCAGAAGCGCACCCAAAAGACAAAGGTACGCTGCGCGTCGCAGAATCATTTCcgccttgttttcttcccTGTGCTAACGCGCCGTGTCCCCCAGAACTGGAAGAGCATTTACCTTGTTCTACGACCGAATGGCGTCTCTTTATACAAGGACGCCAAGGAAGCCAAGCTCCGACACCAGATTTACCTGTCCGAACTTTCTGCCGTCGCCATCCTCAAGGACCCAAAGCACAAGCGCAAGAATCTGTTTGGCCTTTTTTCCGCATCGAGAAACTTTCATTTTGCGGCCCCCACGCCACAGGATGCGCAAGAATGGGTTGACCTGATCCGCAAGGCCGCCAGgcttgacgaagaagaggacgaaatGTACTTTGGCAGCCCCGTGGCGCCTGGCATGTCACCAACCGCGCCGGCTCTCGAGAGCTGGGGCAATCACATTGACAATGCGCTCTCAAGCTCCCCCGAAAACCTGACACCCTTTGACCCTTCTGCGCCCAAATTCATGGGGGGAAACCGTCGCATATCCTTCACGCTGGAGTCGTCTGGCCTATCCGGCAACGAAATGCTCTCGTACTCTGACTTTTCTGACAGCGAGGTTCCACGAAGCCACGGCGTGTCCTTTGAGAACCTCGCTGTCAAACCGATCCCCGAAACCCCGACAGCGACAGACACGAAGCCTCGACAGGCCGCCTTGCCAGGCCAGCGACCAGAAACGTCAGCCCGCTCGGCGAGTCAGATCAGCGCCGTGACGGCCGAGCAGGAATCCGAGCGAGTCATCTGGCAGGGCTCGCTCTGGATGCAGCGGACCAAACGCGGCGTGCGCCAGTGGAAAAGCATGTGGGGAGTGCTGCGCGCGCGACAGCTCGTGCTGTACAAGGACGAATCCGAATATGCGGCGCGGGCCATTGTCGAAGTGGCCGACGTTGTCAGCGTCGTCGAAATCGACCCCgtcaacaagagcaagacgcACTGCCTCCAAATCATCACCGAGGAGAAGACGTACCGCTTCTGCGCTCCCGACGAAGAGTCGCTGGTGCTCTTTCTCGGCGCATTCAAGAGTCTGCTGACCAAGAGGCGGACGATGGAGGCGCGCGCGCTGGCAACCGTCGTGGTCAATCCTCCATCATCATAACGCTGGGTTCAAGCTCTTCCGCGAGAGCTCTTTTACCTGCATACTCTACTTTCGCTCATCATTTCACTTTCTACTTTCCTTTGTCGTACGATAAATACCCTCTTCCTTTCGTAATCTTACATGACGAATTTATGACTCGACTATTACTCTTTATTATACCAAATTAGTCACACTTAcatgtcctttttttttttttccctttacTCTCTTTTCATTCCCCCCTGGCgcacacatacacacatcACAGCTTAGAATGAGCTTGTGACTAATACGGGGCGCATTTGGTGGAGTTTGAGGTGCTcgtttctttgtctttcagGGCGGCTCATCACCATTCTgaatgtgaagaagaaaataatggCCTTGATATCTGGGGGAGGGTAATGACAGCGTGTTGTGGTTTGGTGGTTGGCCtgacttgttcttttcccGCTACATCTGCCTACGGGGAAAGTTGGGTTTCAATTCCACAAAGATTAAAAAGAGAGCACATctctgtctttcttttcttcatactAGTTTTAGGCATTTTCCATTCTTTATGCTCATATATTTGGAGCAAATTAATTCTCTTgcctgctttttttctttttgtatgATGACAGGATGAATGAAGAATGCTGTGATGAAATGATACAaattggtttttttttttttttttttgctggaGTTCTTCGATGCCCGTGCGAACACCGCTACATGTACTACCTACCTGCCTTATCAAATACCTAGTAATCACTTGGGTACTTCTCAAGTAGACAACGCAGAGACacatataataataaatatgTACAGTCATGAATCGAAAAGGGTGAAAAACGTAACGAGCTAATAGTATAGTTTAGtactttgaaaaaaaaaaaagcaagcaaCGGGTATAGATAGGTATATATACAGTCTTTTTTGAAAATGATAATTCCATATTCcacccccccctttcccaaTTTCCCGTCCAAAAGACACCGGTGAccgtttttcgtttttgtGTTCCCGATCAATGTcgacgcaaaaaaaaaaaaagaataaagatgaaagagcccgagatataaaaaacttgAAAAATTTGATCCTCCAACCATCCTCCCAATTAAAGAGAATTGCAAATCCAGAtgtataagaaaaaaagtaaaaatcCAAAGCCCAGCGCTTCTCTTACAACCTCTCctagtctctctctctctctttttttccccaacaTGTCTCAAGATGCAGTCTCGTCTGGCTTGTCAAGCCCAAAAAAGGCAGAGTCAAAGTCGCCGCCCGCATCCATAAGCTCAAAGTTGCTATCGCGGTTGTTCATCAGGTCGTCAAAGGTGTCGTCTCCCGAGCCGCCCAGGCTAAAGTCAAAGTCCATGCCGTCAGCGGCTCCGGACTCGTTGCCAAAGAACTCTGTGTTGAGGTTGGTGTCGAATTTCTGTTCTTCCGCTTTtgcggcggcgttggcgttggggATCGACATGCTATGGGCGGCGGCTGAGATTGACGGctggttgttgttgttgttgccattgttgccattgttgccAGCTGATGGCTGGTCAGGTAAGAGATTGTTGAGATTCAAGAGttcgtcgccgccatcagccgGAGCAAAGGTAGTCAGGTCAAAGAAGGGTTCCTTGGATGATGCAGTCGTCTGGCCAGAAGCTTCGTTGCTCGGCGGTGCGAGGGTGAATTCCATGTTGGTAAAGTTCATGCCGGAAGGCTCTGTCTTTGCAGGAGGTTGGATTGTGCCGGTGGTTTCAGGCAGCATGTCCAGAGTCGGCTTGTGATCTCCAGCGGGCAGTCGAGAGGCAAAGGCCGGGCTGGCTTTTCCGCTCATTCCATTCATGCCGCCGGGTGGCGgtggttgctgttgctgttgctggccaTTGGGCTCCTTGGCAGAAATGTCCATGTGGTCGGCCTCTGAGAGGTTGATGCTCATGTTTGGGAATGGCGCCATGGGCTTCACGTCTATGCTGTCGGCCATGGGCTCGTCCTTGGGTTCGGGCGATGCGGATGGGATATCAATGGTTATGGGCTGCTGGGGGGTGGTTTGTGTCTGAgccaagagcttcttcttcctctcttgtAGCTCATTTAGATCTCTGAGTAAGACTGACTTGGCCTCAATCTAGCCGAGAGGGCAAACAAAGAGAGTAAGTGGTGAGTAACCAGAACAACAACAGAGAGGCGAGGACTTGGAGAAGGGAGATGGTGGGTGTGTCAGTAAACACGACACCGAGGGATTGCTTACAATTTCCACTTCAAGCTCGTCCAGCGCGTTGTGAAAGAGCCTGATAGTTTCCGGCAGCTTGGACTGCGACGTGCCAGGGACGTGTGTCAGATTCCCCCGAGAGTCTTTGCGCGATGCCCGCAGAGCCTTTCCAGTTTGCACGAGCTTTGGCGGCAGGACAGTTGATTAGCCGGCGATGaaaaggacgaagaggagaagccagaagaggagaagccaGAAGCGGCCAGACTTACAACATCGTTGATGAGAGACTGCAGGGCGTCCAGCGGCTCCTGCTTGGGAGCGGCCGAGGTCGAGTTGGACGTCGCCATGCCGCGCAACAGTCTGCGTCAACGccagagagcagcagcgagaggCCTGGATCAGCAGCGAGCGCCGGGCACATGCATATGCATCCGCCAGCAGGGCGCCAGAGGGCTGCGGCTCGTTGTCTGGTGAGCGAGGCCTGAGGGCCAGGAGAGGTCGCGGGTGAGGCTCAAGGGCGCTGGCGCTTGGGCTGAGATTTGCTGGGGCCGGCAGACGGAGCAGCCAATCGGACGGGCTGGGGCGCCGGATCAGGCAGTGAAGCAGCCAAGGTGAAGCAGCGAAGCagcgaagatggagatgccggcAGCAAGAGCGTTTCCAGACGAGTTTGGGTGCACGCGCGGATATGCAGGCCGTACTTATAAGAGTGAGATGTTTGCCCTGGAATCGAGTCGATGGGCTGACGACCGCATCGCTGCTAGTAGCAACAAGGGGCGAGAGTTTGCTGTGGCTTGCGCCAAAAGCTTCTGGGTTGAGGCCTGCCGCACGACAAGCGCTGGAGAGCCCTGTAGATTCGGGGGTGGAAGTGTGGCTGAGGTGCGAGGGCCAAGTACTTAGTACGCGTTTCTTGCTGGATAAAACATGCGGTGCCAAGTATAATCTACCGGCTGCATATGCCGTTTTCCGCGGGGACCTGGGCGATAGGCCTACCACTTCCGTATTCCGCTGAGTATTGTGTGGCTCAGGCAGCTCTTCTGGACGCGGATTGGCTCAGCTTCCCCCGCATATTGCTGACTGAAAAACGGCTAATAGATCTCGAGGAAATCCTCCGTAGTAGCGGCCAGCGGCTGGCTAATTCAAAGAGGATTAGCAGTTGATGGAGCTGTGTCTATGACTTGGTACCCTCACGGTGACCTCTATTTCGAGCAGCTCAAAGTAAACTCAGTTCCGCAGCGACGCACATATACGGGGACATTAATCTTACATTAGCTGTGGCATGTAATCCTGGTCTTTGAAAAGCCAATGGCGAGCTGTATTCGCGTAGGACCAATACGTAAAGTAATAAGAAGCCCGGAGCCTTGTTACATGCTTGCATATGCATGTCTCACACCTCTAGCTTAACACAACTGGAAACAAAAACGCTCAAAACTCTCGCCCTACGGAATAAACAATAGCCTCCATGAGTCCGGCTGTGGAGTTGCCTGAAACTGGCCGCGGAAACGGGTGTGGCGCCGCAATAAGAGCCTCAAGACGGCATCGCCTCGTATTCGCTGCGTTGGGCGTATAACTGACAGCCTAATGATGTTATTTGATGGGGGCTGGCTACTTGGCAGTATCAGGATCCGAGAGATGTGCAAATCTGTTGTTTATGTGGTCAATGCCGTCTGGAGCGATATGCTTCTCCAACTGCGAATAGATTGATGTCCAAGTGGATAGTATGAGCTGAGCtacagcagcctcagcttctAGGCGTCTAGCTACGAGCCATATCAGTGCAGAGCTTCATGAGCCATTATGCAAACCACCTGCGCGATCAAGCCAGGAAAGGGTAGCAAATAAGTACCAATTATACAAAAAATTGTCAAATCCTCCTTTTATCGCCGACTCCTCATCCCGCTGCCAGCCTCGTATCATGGCCGTGCATCAGACAAAAAAGCTGCGGCCTCGCCACACATGCAGGGTAGCTTCGCTCGTCTCGCCTACCGGGCGAAATTGTTAGCACCAAGCCCGGCCTCCACTTTGTCCAGCACAAACCTTCACCTCATCACCTTTTTGCCCAGCTAGCCCAGGCTGGAttttttctcgtctctttttccAACCGACAAGTCGCTGTGTGTGCAAAAGTAGCGGAGCGGCTGGTTTCGATTTGCGGGACTCGTTTCCTTGTATCGTTTTCTTCTGTTCTGttgtttccttcttcttctttccttttctcatctcaACTCGGCATCCggttcttctcttcccctGTCTTGTTCCTCTTGTGTCCcgcctcagcctcctcaaAAGCGCTGCAAGCTCTCCCAGGGTCCTCATCTCCCAACTACAGCTTTCTGTCAACTCGCCTCGACTCGCCTCGACCCGCCTCGGTTTATTTCCAGCATCTTTCAACGTCCCGTTGCAAGCTCATCTGCCTGTTTGGTCTTCTTCGTTTCCCGCCGTCCGTGTTTTAGCGAGCTTGTCGTCGGAATCTCTTTCGTTGCATCCCCCCCTAAGACCCCTCCTCTCTACCGACTTCTCctcaccctcttcttcgccaccGACGGCCGCAACACCCTCTGCGCACCGCCGTCTCCCACCTCCGCCTGCGCGCTCGACCCGATCACCGACCCAGAACCGCTCAATCGCGACAATGGCCGACGCTGGCGCTGTCTCGACCGCTGCGCAGCCCGTgggcgccgctgccgcccaAAACGGCCAAGGCAACCCAACCCACCTCCCCCCGCCTCCTCTCCATATTCCGCAGAACAACAACCCGATCCCGACGGCCATGACATCTCCCCGCTCTggcgtcgatggcggcggcatcctCTCGCCGACCACGGGCTTCCGACGAGCTGCGCCCGAGCCTAACAAGCGGGCCCTCTACGTTGGCGGCCTGGACCAGCGAGTGACTGAGGATGTGCTGCGCCAGATCTTCGAGACCACGGGACATGTCCAGAATGTCAAGATCATCCCCGACAAGAACGTATGCTACCATCTTCCTGGCTCCTGACAAGGGACTGCGTTTGTGCGAGATTTTGCTAACAAGGAATGTTCTGAGATGTAGGCCAAAGGCTACAACTATGGCTTCGTGGAGTACGATGATCCTGGTGCGGCCGACAGGGCCATGGCAACTCTCAATGGACGAAGGGTCCACCAGTCTGTATGTTTTCTGACTGACTCTACTTTATTGACCCTCAAGCTATTAGACGCTGACACGCATCCTTGTCAAAACAGGAAATTCGAGTCAACTGGGCCTATCAGTCCAACACCACGACCAAGGAGGACACCTCCAACCACTTCCACATCTTCGTTGGCGACCTTTCAAATGAGGTCAATGATGACATCCTCCACCAggccttttctgcctttGGCTCCGTCTCGGAAGCTCGCGTCATGTGGGACATGAAGACGGGCAGGTCTCGAGGCTATGGCTTCGTCGCTTTCCGTGACCGGCCCGATGCCGAAAAGGCCCTGAGCTCCATGGATGGAGAATGGCTCGGATCAAGGGCGATTCGCTGCAACTGGGCCAACCAAAAGGGCCAGCCTTCAatggctcagcagcaggcgaTGCAGGCTATGGGCATGACGCCGACTACTCCCTTTGGCCACCACCAGTTCCCTGCCCACGGCATCGCTAGTTACGAAATGATCCTGGCGCAGACGCCCAACTGGCAGACTACCTGCTACGTGGGAAATCTCACTCCGTACACGACTCACACCGACGTTGTCCCTCTGTTCCAGAACTTTGGATTTGTGGTCGAGTCGCGATTCCAGGCCGATCGCGGCTTTGCATTCATCAAGATGGACACGCATGAGAATGCGGCAATGGCCATCTGCCAGATGAACGGATACAATGTCAACGGCCGACCCTTGAAGTGCAGCGTAAGTAGAAACCTGTTATGAGTGACGACTAATAGTATTATATGGGTTGCTGACAATGCCATCCAGTGGGGCAAGGACAAGACGCCCAACTCTCAATCGTTTGaccctcagcagcagccgtacAGCCCTCAGACTTCTCAGGCTCCTGGCTTTCCTGGTACTCCTACCTACTACCCGCAGTACGGAGGTGAGTTTGAGCTGATTCAGCatcggtggtggtgattgaTGCCTGTGGGCTTGAAGAACCGGGACACTAACATGACAACCCAATTATAGCTCAATACAATGGACAGCAGGGCAACTTTGGCGGCCCGCAAGCCGCCTCTCCTGCAGGATACAGCGGCTCCCCCATGGGTTATGGCGGCCCTCAGAGTGCCGGAGGATATGGTCGCGGGCACCAGGGTCCCAACGGCCAGTGGAACCAGAACCAGGGACAAAACTTCAACAATGGTTTCGGCGGCTATCAGTCGTAGTGACCGGGTATGGACTGTAAAAGCGGAGGATTGAGAAAAGAACAATATCATGGTTTGGGAAGGACtcggttttcttttttgccaTTTAACGTaacatcttcctctccttgtCTCCCCAGTTCTTTGTTGATTTCCTCAAAACTTCTCCTCGCctctccaccacctccttTTTTATCTACTGCCATTTTCATCATATGGGCTCTTTTTCATTCTGTAtcagccatcttcttcttttctttttccagtGTGATTTGCAAAGGGCTGTCTTCTCCAGgggggattttttttctcatgcTCCCCTTTGCCGtgtaattttctttttatttcatgCACGAGAGAAACGAAAAGTTGGAATGATTTTTGATCTtgatttttactttttattctttttcttgactAGCGCCACTCTTGGAGATACCATTTTGGGGCAGGTAACTTTTCTCTCGCTTTCTCtacatctctctctctatccccccctctctccttttACTGGTTGTTGTTTTAAAATGCCTGTTCCCCTcatatgatgatgattaCGAATTTCTCTTGTCTTGCGCTATATGAAAGAAGTACGCGTGGCATCACCATATTATTGTGTCGAAAGGGTTGGTTTATATGAGAAGAGGA is a window from the Trichoderma atroviride chromosome 5, complete sequence genome containing:
- a CDS encoding uncharacterized protein (EggNog:ENOG41), with translation MRPDAVAYPLDTSVAPVHQNGCFEIDRVIKSGCVQKRTQKTKNWKSIYLVLRPNGVSLYKDAKEAKLRHQIYLSELSAVAILKDPKHKRKNLFGLFSASRNFHFAAPTPQDAQEWVDLIRKAARLDEEEDEMYFGSPVAPGMSPTAPALESWGNHIDNALSSSPENLTPFDPSAPKFMGGNRRISFTLESSGLSGNEMLSYSDFSDSEVPRSHGVSFENLAVKPIPETPTATDTKPRQAALPGQRPETSARSASQISAVTAEQESERVIWQGSLWMQRTKRGVRQWKSMWGVLRARQLVLYKDESEYAARAIVEVADVVSVVEIDPVNKSKTHCLQIITEEKTYRFCAPDEESLVLFLGAFKSLLTKRRTMEARALATVVVNPPSS
- a CDS encoding uncharacterized protein (EggNog:ENOG41); the encoded protein is MATSNSTSAAPKQEPLDALQSLINDVLVQTGKALRASRKDSRGNLTHVPGTSQSKLPETIRLFHNALDELEVEIIEAKSVLLRDLNELQERKKKLLAQTQTTPQQPITIDIPSASPEPKDEPMADSIDVKPMAPFPNMSINLSEADHMDISAKEPNGQQQQQQPPPPGGMNGMSGKASPAFASRLPAGDHKPTLDMLPETTGTIQPPAKTEPSGMNFTNMEFTLAPPSNEASGQTTASSKEPFFDLTTFAPADGGDELLNLNNLLPDQPSAGNNGNNGNNNNNQPSISAAAHSMSIPNANAAAKAEEQKFDTNLNTEFFGNESGAADGMDFDFSLGGSGDDTFDDLMNNRDSNFELMDAGGDFDSAFFGLDKPDETAS